The following are encoded together in the Azospirillum lipoferum 4B genome:
- a CDS encoding enoyl-CoA hydratase: MSYETILVETRGPVGLITLNRPKALNALCDQLVTELGQALDDFEADQAIGAIVVTGSERAFAAGADIKEMAGFSYMDVYNSNFITAKWERLAKCRKPTIAAVAGFALGGGCELAMMADFILAADTAKFGQPEVTIGTIPGAGGTQRLTRFVGKSKAMEMVLTGRMIDAAEAERCGLVSRIVPAAELVEEAVKVATKIASLSQPVIAMAKEAVNVAYESTLAEGIRFERRLFHSTFATEDQKEGMAAFAEKRQAGWKNR; the protein is encoded by the coding sequence ATGTCCTATGAAACCATTCTCGTCGAGACCCGCGGCCCGGTCGGCCTGATCACGCTCAACCGTCCGAAGGCGCTGAATGCGCTGTGCGACCAGCTGGTGACCGAGCTGGGTCAGGCCCTGGACGATTTCGAGGCCGATCAAGCCATCGGCGCCATCGTCGTCACCGGGTCGGAGCGCGCCTTCGCCGCCGGCGCCGACATCAAGGAGATGGCCGGCTTCTCTTATATGGATGTCTACAATTCCAACTTCATCACCGCGAAGTGGGAGCGGCTGGCCAAGTGCCGCAAGCCGACCATCGCCGCGGTCGCCGGCTTCGCGCTGGGCGGCGGTTGCGAGCTGGCGATGATGGCCGACTTCATCCTGGCCGCCGACACCGCCAAGTTCGGCCAGCCGGAGGTCACCATCGGCACCATCCCCGGCGCCGGCGGCACCCAGCGCCTGACCCGCTTCGTCGGCAAGTCCAAGGCGATGGAGATGGTCCTGACCGGCCGCATGATCGACGCCGCCGAGGCCGAGCGCTGCGGCCTCGTCTCCCGCATCGTCCCGGCCGCCGAGCTGGTGGAGGAGGCGGTGAAGGTCGCCACCAAGATCGCCTCGCTGTCGCAGCCGGTCATCGCCATGGCCAAGGAGGCGGTCAACGTCGCCTATGAGTCGACGCTGGCCGAGGGCATCCGTTTCGAGCGCCGCCTGTTCCATTCGACCTTCGCCACCGAAGACCAGAAGGAAGGCATGGCCGCCTTCGCCGAGAAGCGCCAGGCCGGCTGGAAGAACCGCTGA